The following are encoded in a window of Clostridiales bacterium genomic DNA:
- the glnA gene encoding type I glutamate--ammonia ligase, which yields MKEIVKKEDVKFIRLQFTDIFGALKNVAITPSQLDKALNNQCMFDGSSIEGFVRIEESDMNLRPDLDTFVVFPWRTPQGKVARLICDIYKHDGTPFEGDPRYILKKVIKDLNQMGYTANVGPECEFFLFHLDENNQPTLHSNDRAGYFDISPADLGSGARRDMCIMLEEMGFEIEASHHEVANAQHEIDFKYADALTTADNIVTFKLVVKTIAQWHGLYATFMPKPKQDIAGSGMHINMSLFKDGQNVFYDQKDSIGLSQIAYSFIAGILERIEPITPITNPLVNSYKRLVSGYEAPVHIAWSCANRSPLIRIPSTRELSTRVELRSPDPSCNPYLALALCIAAGADGIKRGLTPPPPINSNIYAMSKESRMLNNIKTLPVDLEDAINIMEKDQWVKSVLGDHVFYKYIEAKKAEWSEYRTRVTEWEIANYLGRY from the coding sequence ATCAAAGAAATAGTCAAAAAAGAAGATGTCAAATTTATCAGGCTACAATTTACCGATATTTTTGGCGCTTTAAAAAATGTCGCGATTACTCCCAGCCAATTAGACAAGGCCTTAAATAACCAGTGTATGTTTGACGGCTCTTCCATAGAAGGTTTTGTGAGGATAGAAGAGTCCGATATGAACCTAAGACCCGATCTTGACACTTTTGTGGTCTTTCCTTGGCGCACCCCGCAAGGCAAAGTCGCGAGACTGATTTGCGATATTTATAAGCATGACGGAACGCCTTTTGAGGGCGATCCCAGATATATCCTAAAAAAAGTTATAAAAGACCTAAACCAAATGGGATATACCGCCAATGTCGGACCCGAATGCGAATTTTTCTTGTTCCATTTAGACGAAAACAACCAACCCACTTTGCATTCTAACGATAGGGCGGGATATTTTGACATTTCGCCGGCCGACCTTGGCAGCGGCGCGCGGCGCGACATGTGCATAATGTTGGAGGAAATGGGCTTTGAGATAGAGGCTTCCCACCATGAAGTCGCCAACGCCCAGCACGAGATAGACTTCAAATACGCCGACGCGCTTACCACGGCCGACAATATAGTCACCTTCAAATTGGTGGTCAAGACTATAGCGCAATGGCACGGTTTATACGCCACATTTATGCCCAAGCCCAAACAGGATATAGCGGGCAGCGGCATGCATATCAATATGTCGCTTTTTAAAGACGGCCAAAACGTTTTTTATGACCAAAAAGATTCAATAGGCCTTAGCCAAATCGCGTATTCGTTTATAGCAGGGATATTGGAGCGCATAGAGCCAATAACGCCTATAACCAACCCGTTGGTGAATAGTTACAAAAGGCTTGTTTCGGGCTATGAGGCGCCTGTCCATATAGCGTGGAGTTGCGCAAACCGCAGCCCCCTTATAAGAATACCTTCCACTAGGGAACTTAGCACGCGCGTGGAATTAAGAAGCCCCGACCCTTCTTGCAACCCCTATTTAGCCTTGGCGTTGTGCATAGCCGCGGGCGCGGACGGCATAAAGCGCGGGCTTACCCCGCCGCCGCCCATAAACTCCAATATTTACGCCATGAGCAAGGAAAGCAGGATGCTTAACAATATTAAGACCTTGCCGGTTGATTTGGAAGACGCTATCAACATTATGGAAAAAGACCAATGGGTCAAAAGCGTGCTAGGCGACCATGTCTTTTATAAATACATAGAAGCCAAAAAAGCCGAATGGAGCGAATACCGCACAAGAGTTACAGAATGGGAAATAGCCAATTATTTGGGCAGATATTAG
- a CDS encoding diaminopimelate epimerase: MRFTKMHGAGNDYIYVDAQKEKITNPSILAQKLSHRHFGIGGDGLVLICPSDKADFRMRMFNSDGSEAEMCGNAIRCVAKYVYDKKMTSKKSIAIETLSGIKNIDLIFDGLGNVTGAAVDMGKPIFDPKLIPVAMDGDKIINMPLEVDGQIYNVTCLSMGNPHCAVFLDDIQSLDLNRLGPKFENHKVFPKRVNTEFIKVIDRDNIELRVFERGAGETLACGTGACAAAVASFLNGYTNDEVNVSLKGGQLKIKYGNTIIMTGNAVTVFEGEIDVWY; the protein is encoded by the coding sequence ATGAGATTTACTAAAATGCACGGGGCGGGAAACGACTATATATATGTAGACGCCCAAAAAGAAAAAATAACCAATCCATCCATATTAGCGCAAAAACTATCCCATAGACATTTTGGAATAGGCGGCGACGGCTTGGTGTTGATATGTCCGTCCGATAAGGCCGATTTTAGAATGCGGATGTTTAACAGCGACGGGAGCGAGGCCGAAATGTGCGGCAACGCCATCCGTTGCGTAGCCAAGTATGTTTATGACAAAAAAATGACCTCAAAAAAATCTATCGCCATAGAAACCTTGAGCGGCATCAAAAACATAGATTTGATTTTTGACGGCTTGGGCAATGTTACGGGCGCGGCCGTGGATATGGGCAAGCCTATATTTGACCCCAAATTAATCCCTGTGGCGATGGACGGCGATAAGATTATCAACATGCCCTTAGAAGTTGACGGGCAAATATATAATGTAACTTGTCTTAGCATGGGCAATCCGCATTGCGCGGTCTTTTTGGACGATATTCAGAGCTTGGACCTTAACCGGCTTGGCCCTAAGTTTGAAAACCACAAGGTTTTTCCCAAAAGAGTCAATACCGAGTTTATTAAAGTAATTGACCGAGATAACATTGAGCTAAGGGTTTTTGAGCGCGGCGCGGGCGAGACGCTTGCTTGCGGCACAGGCGCTTGCGCGGCCGCTGTTGCTTCTTTTCTTAATGGTTATACTAATGATGAAGTTAATGTCAGCTTAAAAGGCGGACAACTAAAGATAAAATACGGTAACACGATTATCATGACGGGTAACGCGGTTACGGTTTTTGAAGGAGAGATTGATGTTTGGTATTAA
- a CDS encoding LL-diaminopimelate aminotransferase encodes MFGINGNFLKLANNYLFAIVNNKAKDYEKANPDKKVIRLGIGDAVLPLAPAVVDAMVKASQEMGKAETFRGYPPYQGYDFLLKAIVENDYKARGIDIATDEVFVSDGAKSDCSNILDLFSIDNRIAVQDPVYPVYVDSNVIDGRAGRARPNGSYNKVIYLPCVESNGFMPEFPERQPDIIYLNFPNNPTGAMADFDTLKRWVDYALEIGAIILYDGAYEAFITEDKPRSIYEIPNAKKCAIEFRSFSKTAGFTGVRCAYVVIPKELRASGVSLNELWYRRQATKFNGVSYIVQRAAEAVYSPEGKRQTKENIN; translated from the coding sequence ATGTTTGGTATTAACGGTAATTTTTTGAAACTGGCAAATAATTATTTATTTGCTATTGTAAATAACAAAGCAAAAGATTACGAAAAGGCAAATCCTGACAAAAAAGTCATTAGGCTTGGCATAGGCGACGCCGTGTTGCCTTTGGCCCCGGCCGTAGTGGACGCTATGGTAAAGGCCTCGCAGGAAATGGGCAAGGCGGAGACGTTTAGAGGCTATCCGCCCTATCAAGGCTATGACTTTTTGCTAAAAGCCATTGTGGAAAACGACTACAAGGCCCGAGGCATTGACATCGCAACGGACGAGGTGTTTGTAAGTGACGGCGCTAAGAGCGATTGCAGCAATATTTTGGACTTGTTTTCAATTGACAACAGGATAGCCGTTCAAGATCCCGTTTATCCTGTGTATGTGGATTCCAATGTCATTGACGGCAGGGCAGGGCGCGCCCGTCCCAACGGCAGCTATAACAAAGTTATCTATTTGCCGTGCGTTGAGTCCAACGGCTTTATGCCCGAGTTTCCGGAGCGCCAGCCCGATATAATATACCTTAATTTCCCCAATAACCCCACGGGCGCAATGGCGGACTTTGACACCCTAAAGCGTTGGGTGGATTACGCTTTGGAAATTGGCGCTATTATTTTGTATGACGGCGCGTATGAGGCGTTTATTACCGAAGACAAGCCCAGAAGCATTTATGAAATACCCAACGCCAAAAAATGCGCCATAGAATTTAGAAGTTTTTCAAAAACGGCGGGCTTTACGGGCGTTAGATGCGCTTATGTCGTCATTCCCAAAGAGCTAAGAGCAAGCGGCGTATCCCTAAACGAGCTATGGTATAGACGCCAAGCCACTAAGTTTAACGGCGTGTCTTATATCGTGCAGAGGGCGGCTGAGGCTGTTTATTCGCCCGAAGGCAAGCGCCAAACAAAAGAAAACATTAATTA